In Aegilops tauschii subsp. strangulata cultivar AL8/78 chromosome 3, Aet v6.0, whole genome shotgun sequence, one genomic interval encodes:
- the LOC109732651 gene encoding fasciclin-like arabinogalactan protein 4: MGRGSPPAPSLAPGLLALLAAALLLLLPAPAAGVNVTAVLAAFPGFSDFARLLASSPVAAELAGRSSLTLLAVPNANLPRSPSAFAAAAGADLADVLRYHVLLEYLSPSDLARVPASGRLVTTLFQTTGRAPSDLGAVNLTATAAGAAVVVRSPSPSPGSNATVLGAVTREPYNLSVLAVGGLIVPSGFDIAASGSESRPSPAVNITRVLTDARGFNVAASMLEASGVADDFEADERGAGITIFVPTDDAFAALPATDRLQSLPADRKAVVLRFHVLHSYYPLGSLESIVNPVQPTLATECTEAGRFTLNITRFNGSVAIDTGVVQASITRTVFDQNPVAVFAVSKVLLPKEMFSRGNTINPGATTPPAAMTPDVSDGPRTPPTKLSSPPALRGQDSKPSSAPARNANWWCIGLVCLLLPLV; this comes from the coding sequence ATGGGGAGAGGCTCCCCTCCCGCCCCGAGCCTCGCGCCCGGGCTGCTGGCCCTGCTCGCCgccgcgctgctgctgctgctgcccgcCCCGGCCGCCGGGGTCAACGTGACGGCCGTGCTCGCGGCGTTCCCCGGCTTCTCCGACTTCGCGCGGCTGCTGGCGTCCTCCCCGGTGGCCGCGGAGCTGGCGGGGCGGTCGTCGCTCACGCTGCTGGCCGTGCCCAACGCCAACCTGCCGCGCTCACCCTCCGCTTTCGCCGCGGCCGCCGGCGCCGACCTCGCCGACGTGCTGCGCTACCACGTCCTCCTCGAGTACCTCTCCCCATCCGACCTCGCCCGCGTCCCCGCCTCGGGCAGGCTCGTCACCACGCTCTTCCAGACCACCGGCCGCGCGCCCTCCGACCTCGGCGCCGTCAACCTCACGGCCACTGCCGCGGGCGCGGCCGTCGTCGTCCGgtcgccgtccccgtccccgGGGTCGAACGCCACCGTCCTCGGCGCCGTCACCAGGGAGCCGTACAACCTCAGCGTGCTGGCCGTGGGCGGCCTCATCGTGCCCTCCGGCTTCGACATCGCCGCGTCGGGCTCCGAGAGCCGCCCGTCCCCCGCGGTGAACATCACCCGCGTCCTCACCGACGCGCGGGGGTTCAACGTGGCCGCCTCCATGCTCGAGGCCTCGGGCGTGGCGGACGACTTCGAGGCCGACGAGCGCGGCGCCGGCATCACCATCTTCGTCCCCACCGACGACGCCTTCGCGGCGCTCCCGGCCACGGACCGCCTCCAGTCCCTCCCCGCCGACCGCAAGGCCGTGGTGCTGCGCTTCCACGTGCTGCACTCCTACTACCCGCTGGGGTCCCTCGAGTCCATCGTGAACCCCGTCCAGCCCACGCTCGCCACCGAGTGCACCGAGGCCGGCCGCTTCACGCTCAACATCACGCGCTTCAACGGCTCCGTCGCCATCGATACGGGCGTCGTGCAGGCGTCCATCACTCGCACGGTGTTCGACCAGAATCCCGTCGCGGTCTTCGCCGTCTCCAAGGTCCTGCTGCCCAAGGAAATGTTCAGCCGCGGGAACACCATTAACCCCGGAGCTACGACCCCTCCGGCTGCCATGACACCGGACGTCTCCGATGGCCCGCGGACGCCGCCGACGAAGCTGTCGTCGCCGCCGGCCCTGCGTGGCCAGGACAGCAAGCCATCATCGGCACCGGCAAGAAACGCGAACTGGTGGTGTATAGGATTGGTCTGCCTGCTCCTACCTCTGGTATGA
- the LOC109732652 gene encoding epsin-3 produces the protein MDAPFFHELRRQASSYLTGKIRSARLVLTDVTPTQLMTEEATNGDASLPNAKTMSLIAREAFEIDEYLRISDILHTRLATFDRRQWREPYKALLLLEHLLTHGPRSVALEFQKDRDVIRQMATFQHIDERGFNWGLTVKGKSERVLKLLERGPFLEEERERARKVAREIKGFGSFNLSSGGGGSRAAPHVYGRSHSRYEDRPWKEEDGEGEDKENLVSRPDPRSVCEEAAEERHHRHPFHGFGQQRQPEAMLLLGQ, from the exons ATGGACGCGCCCTTCTTCCACGAGCTCCGGCGGCAGGCCTCCTCCTACCTCACCGGCAAGATCCGCTCCGCGCGGCTCGTGCTCACCGACGTCACCCCGACGCAGCT GATGACGGAGGAGGCGACGAACGGGGACGCATCGCTGCCGAACGCCAAGACGATGAGCCTCATCGCGCGGGAGGCGTTCGAGATCGACGAGTACCTCAGGATCTCCGACATCCTCCACACCAG GCTGGCGACGTTCGACCGGAGGCAGTGGCGGGAGCCGTACAAGGCGCTGCTGCTCCTGGAGCACCTCCTGACGCACGGCCCCCGCAGCGTGGCCCTGGAGTTCCAGAAGGACCGGGACGTCATCCGGCAGATGGCCACCTTCCAACACATCGACGAGAGAGG TTTCAACTGGGGTCTGACGGTGAAGGGCAAGTCGGAGCGGGTGCTGAAGCTGCTGGAGCGGGGGCCGttcctggaggaggagcgcgagcGGGCGCGCAAGGTGGCGCGCGAGATCAAGGGCTTCGGCAGCTTCAACctcagcagcggcggcggcggctcgcgcGCGGCGCCGCATGTGTACGGGCGGAGCCACTCGCGGTACGAGGACCGGCCGTGGAAGGAGGAGGACGGCGAGGGCGAGGACAAGGAGAACCTGGTGTCCCGGCCCGACCCGAGGAGCGTCtgcgaggaggcggcggaggagcggCACCACCGCCACCCGTTCCACGGCTTCGGGCAGCAGCGGCAGCCGGAGGCGATGCTGCTGCTCGGCCAGTGA